From one Brachypodium distachyon strain Bd21 chromosome 4, Brachypodium_distachyon_v3.0, whole genome shotgun sequence genomic stretch:
- the LOC100822464 gene encoding disease resistance protein RPM1 — translation MEATAVSLARSVLDGVLSSAGSAVADEVARLLGVPKEVEFIRNELEMMQSFLRVASARPDTAVRNDTVRTWVKQVRDLANDVEDCLLDFVLYSATASSSCSPQVWSWLPGPLAARHRIATKIRDLKASVEELNQRNQRYHIVMDNYPPPRGIEDVQQPSGSILLLPGHDVLSAAELAFQELDMIGRIKEKAELRDLISLSNGAALSVVSVWGMGGMGKSSLVSIVRNDPVLLDEFDCGAWVTVPHPLDSADEFRRRLRKHLGLEVAHDVREHLKDKRYVIVVDDLLSQEEWGHVWQVLNFHNGKGSRVIVTTRREDVARHCAGNVGEGRGHVYELKPLQDKESKDLLFQKVYKTTEYTLSKEMAEQASHILKRCRGLPLAISTIGGLLANRPKTSMEWMKLHEHLGAELESDLRNITRVIVSSYDGLPYHLKSIFLYLSIFPENHEIRCTRLLRRWMAEGYIAKNRDMPVEEVGERFYNELINRSMIQPSKKNIIPGVRVNRCRIHSMVLQIILSKAVEENQLFIIEKQCDEVPHSKIRHLVVSRWKRRKDKLENINLSYIRSLTVFGECPVSLISPKMRLLRVLDLEDTINVKNEDLRHIGELHHLRYLSLRGTEISKLPSSLKNLRYLETLDIQDTQVTELPHGIVKLEKLRYLLAGVDFSKDLLQKVVQSKVDNRKTNLLGKMANFLCCNRRDYCKISNIDQLSVRAPEGIEKLRNLHMLVAFNVGHGNGVAARIKKLTNLQKLGVTATGLTEEEGHELCRSIEKLDRLERLEVRADSLQFLAKMNESATPKHLASLRLLGGLFFLPKWITLLNDLVKVKLLGTKLEQGQVNILGNLHNVALLGLWENSYIGDSLRFSSGKFPKLKFLDMDGLEKIETVTIEEGAMPELEQLWVNNCKALHDSDDGLSGVPHLPNLNELLLKKCGEKEKLMKKLQEQVSDHIKRPKFLIGKSIVPTSSKPSMSVVDEQ, via the exons ATGGAAGCAACGGCAGTGAGCTTGGCGAGGTCCGTGCTGGACGGGGTCCTGAGCAGCGCAGGGTCTGCCGTCGCAGATGAGGTGGCGCGTCTCCTGGGCGTGCCCAAGGAGGTGGAGTTCATCCGCAACGAGCTGGAGATGATGCAGTCCTTCCTCAGGGTGGCCTCGGCGCGCCCCGATACCGCCGTGCGCAACGACACCGTGCGGACTTGGGTGAAGCAGGTGCGCGACCTTGCCAACGACGTAGAGGACTGCCTCCTCGACTTCGTGCTCTACTCCGCCACAGCCTCCTCCTCATGCTCACCACAGGTCTGGTCGTGGCTCCCGGGGCCCCTTGCTGCGCGCCACCGCATCGCCACCAAGATCCGGGACCTCAAGGCCAGCGTCGAGGAGCTGAACCAGCGCAACCAGCGGTACCACATCGTCATGGACAACTACCCCCCACCACGTGGCATCGAAGATGTCCAGCAGCCATCCGGCAGCATACTACTACTCCCCGGCCACGACGTGCTGtcggccgcggagctcgcgtTCCAGGAGCTGGACATGATCGGCCGGATCAAGGAGAAGGCCGAGCTTCGTGACCTCATCTCCCTCAGCAACGGTGCTGCGCTGTCCGTGGTGTCGGTGTGGGGAATGGGAGGCATGGGCAAGTCGTCCCTGGTCAGCATCGTGCGCAACGACCCGGTGCTCCTCGACGAGTTCGACTGCGGTGCGTGGGTGACCGTGCCACACCCGCTTGACAGCGCCGACGAGTTCAGGCGGCGACTCAGGAAACACCTCGGGCTCGAAGTGGCACACGACGTCCGGGAGCACCTCAAGGACAAGAGGTATGTCATCGTGGTCGATGACCTGCTCTCCCAAGAGGAGTGGGGACACGTGTGGCAAGTCCTCAATTTCCACAACGGCAAGGGAAGCCGCGTCATCGTCACGACGCGGCGTGAGGACGTCGCCCGGCACTGCGCCGGGAACGTGGGAGAAGGGCGTGGCCATGTCTACGAGCTCAAGCCACTTCAGGATAAGGAATCCAAGGATCTCCTGTTTCAGAAG GTCTATAAAACAACTGAGTATACTTTATCCAAGGAAATGGCAGAGCAAGCGAGTCATATCTTAAAGAGATGTCGGGGGCTTCCGCTTGCCATATCCACAATAGGTGGTCTCCTAGCCAACAGGCCCAAGACAAGCATGGAATGGATGAAGTTGCATGAACACCTTGGAGCAGAGCTTGAGTCAGATCTCCGCAACATCACTAGAGTGATTGTCTCAAGTTATGATGGCTTGCCGTATCACTTAAAATCAATCTTCCTATACCTCAGTATATTCCCTGAGAACCATGAGATCAGATGCACCCGTCTATTGAGACGGTGGATGGCAGAGGGTTATATAGCAAAGAACCGTGATATGCCCGTGGAAGAAGTAGGAGAGCGTTTTTACAATGAGCTCATCAACCGAAGTATGATCCAGCCTTCAAAGAAGAACATTATCCCTGGCGTGAGAGTTAATCGCTGCCGAATTCATAGCATGGTTCTACAGATCATCCTGTCCAAGGCCGTTGAGGAAAACCAGCTCTTCATCATCGAGAAGCAATGCGATGAGGTTCCACATAGTAAGATACGCCACCTGGTAGTATCCAgatggaagaggaggaaggataAACTAGAAAACATAAACTTGTCTTATATTCGATCATTGACGGTCTTTGGAGAATGCCCTGTTTCTCTCATCTCTCCTAAAATGCGGCTTCTGCGAGTGCTGGACCTAGAAGATACAATCAATGTGAAAAATGAAGACCTTCGGCACATAGGGGAGCTGCATCACCTAAGGTATCTTTCTTTGAGAGGAACAGAGATTTCAAAGCTTCCATCTTCTTTGAAAAACCTTCGGTACCTAGAGACGCTAGATATCCAAGATACACAGGTGACAGAACTCCCTCACGGAATTGTCAAACTTGAGAAGCTACGttatcttcttgctggcgTTGACTTCTCAAAAGATCTATTGCAAAAGGTGGTGCAGTCAAAGGTGGATAACCGGAAGACCAACCTGTTGGGAAAGATGGCAAACTTTCTTTGCTGCAACCGCAGGGATTATTGCAAGATTTCCAACATTGATCAACTCAGTGTAAGGGCTCCCGAAGGAATCGAGAAGCTAAGAAACTTGCATATGTTAGTTGCGTTCAATGTTGGACATGGCAATGGTGTGGCAGCGAGGATCAAGAAGCTGACGAACCTGCAAAAGCTAGGTGTTACAGCCACAGGTCTCACAGAGGAAGAAGGACATGAGCTGTGCAGGTCAATAGAGAAGCTCGATCGATTGGAACGGCTTGAGGTGCGTGCTGATTCTCTTCAGTTCCTTGCCAAGATGAATGAATCAGCAACACCAAAGCATCTAGCTTCACTCAGGCTATTAGGAGGTCTATTCTTTTTGCCTAAATGGATCACTTTACTCAATGATCTGGTCAAAGTGAAGCTGCTAGGGACAAAGCTGGAGCAGGGGCAAGTTAATATCCTTGGGAACTTGCACAATGTGGCTTTGCTTGGCTTGTGGGAGAACTCCTACATAGGGGACTCTTTGCGATTCAGTAGTGGTAAATTCCCAAAGCTGAAGTTCCTTGACATGGATGGTCTTGAGAAGATTGAAACTGTGACGATTGAGGAAGGGGCCATGCCTGAGCTTGAGCAACTTTGGGTAAACAACTGCAAAGCACTGCACGACAGTGATGATGGCTTGTCTGGAGTGCCACATCTTCCAAACTTGAATGAGCTTCTTCTGAAGAAATGTGGTGAGAAGGAGAAACTGATGAAGAAACTGCAAGAGCAGGTCAGTGATCATATCAAGCGCCCTAAGTTCCTCATTGGCAAGTCCATTGTACCGACTAGCTCAAAGCCTAGCATGAGCGTGGTGGACGAGCAATGA